In the Pedobacter cryoconitis genome, CAGATCATGATGTGCGGAAGCACTATTATAGTACTATTATTTCTGATCAACGGAATTTTCAGAGGCGCCGGAAATGCAGCTATTGCCATGAAAAGCTTATGGGTAGCCAATGTTGCCAATATCATTTTATGTCCGATACTTATTAATGGCTTTGGCCCTATTCCAGCTTTTGGATTAACCGGAGCTGCCATAGCAACAACGATAGGCAGAGGACTGGGCGTGTGTTACCAGGTCTATCAATTGATTAAAGGCAACGGTCAGTTAAAAATAAAACTAACCTATTTTATCCCTCAATCACAACAAATCATCTCACTGCTGAAAATTGCAGTTCCCGCTATATTCCAATTCGTCATCGCTTCCTGCAGCTGGATTTTCCTTGCACAACTGGTTGCCACTACAGGTGGAGATCACGGCTCAGCAGGTTATCAGACCGCATTAAGGCTCATGATGTTCTTTATGCTGCCAGCCTGGGGCTTAAGTGGGGCAGCCGCAACACTGGTTGGACAAAACCTGGGTGCAAAAAACCTGAAAAGAGCGGAAGATTCCGTATGGCAAACCACTAAGTATATCTTAATTTATATGGGGATAGCCATGGTGCTCTGCCTTTTGGCCGGACACTATTTCATCTCCTTCTTTACAGACGACGTCCTTATTCAGCAGGTAGCTGCCAGAGGACTGAACATGATGAGTGCAGGATTTCTATTTTATGGTGTAGGCATGGTCATGACCAGTACCTTTAACGGTGCAGGAGATACCACAACCCCTACGCTGATTAACTTCTTTGGCTTCTGGTTATTCCAGATCCCACTGGCATTTGTATTGGCTAAACATTTCAATATGGGGCCAGATGGTGTATTTATAGCGATCCCAGTTGCAGAAACAGGAATTGCCATTGCAGGATATTTGTTATTTAAAAAAGGCAGCTGGAAAACTAAGCAGGTTTAACGACCTGCTTAGTCAAGAGCGTTAATTTCCTTTAAAGCATTCCCCTTACTTATTCCCCCCACCCATTCAACTCCATACTTTAATGTACATTCCTCAACTATTCCCGCCCGTTCAACTCCTTAATAATATTCCTGTAAAACCGCTGCAACAGCGAACTCTCTTCAGTGATAATCTCTGCATTACCCAACATACCGTTTTTGAGTACTATTTTATGTAAATTATCTTTGCTTTCAAACGTCTTAAAGCCAACCTTGGCAATAAAAACACTATCTCTGAATGCCACATCCGAAATGTAATTGATGTTCCCTCTGATCATACCAAACTGCTCATAAGGATAACTATGCATCTTGATTAAAGTACGCTGACCAATACGGATCTTTCCCATATTATTCTGCGGAATCTGTATCTCCCCAAAAAAGTCAGTATTTCCAGGATTAATCACAAACAACTCCTGATTCACCGCCACACTCTGATTCTGCTGAATAACCCCGGCATAACCAAGCGTTCCGGAAACCGGCGCCAATACCACATACTGATTAATCCATACTTCCGTATCACTGATCACACTATTAATTGCCTGTAAAAACTTAGCCCGCTGCTCTGCGATCGTATTCTCAAGATCCAGAATTTCCTTTTCCTTGGTAGCATAAGCGACCGAATTATTCAATAAAGCCGTTTCAGTTTGCTGCAAAGGATATTTTCCAGATAAGTATTTATTTTCCTGTTCCTGAAACTCACTTTTCGAAATGACATTTTTAGCCATTAACTTTTGATAAGAAAGATACTGCTGCTCAATATTCGCATACTCCTTTTGCTGTATCTTCTGCTGGGTCATAATCTGGCTCTTAAGCCCCTTAATAGACTGCAAATCTCTTTCCAGATAAATACGCTTTTCCTGATAATAACCGCCCTTTTGAGTAGAAAGATATTTCACATATTCCTGGTAGAAATTCTGATAAGCAGCCTGCAATTCACCCAGATTACTATTTGGCGACAACAAAGACAGACTTAACGGTTTAGCGCTCAAAACCAACTCACGCAACGCCTTTAATTGCGCTGAAAGCTTAAGCACATCCCGGTGCGAACCCGTACTTTCCAAAAAAGCCAATGGTGCCCCTATTTCTACCTTTTTATTTTCTGGCAGCAACAACTCCATTAACTTACCCGCCCGCTTTGCATAAACAGGCTTAGGCGCATTGAGTGAATTAATTTTCAAACTCGTACTAATCACATCCGGATACCGGATAAAAGCAGCAAGCAGAATTATACTTAAGATGACAAAAAAGACAACCATAATACCCCGGCGAAGTATCCATGCCGGTACAGCCGTGATAATTTCATTCACCTCTTCACTATGATTCTCCTGATATATAGGTTCTTGTGGCATTTATATTCCGTGTAATTTGATCCGTTAATTCCCAAGTTCAAGCTGATTCCTGACCAGCTGATAATATTCACCCTTCAATGCGATCAGTTCAGCGTGCGTTCCCTCTTCCAGCATACGCCCCTTATCCAGCACCACAATATTGTCCGCATTTTTCACCGTACTCAAACGATGCGCAACAACCACCACCGTCCGGCCTTTAAAAAAGCTTTCCAGATTATCCATAATTACAGATTCATTTCTTGCATCGAGCGCATTTGTCGCTTCATCAAAAAACAAATAACGCGGATCCTTATAAACGGCCCGGGCAATTAAAATCCTTTGTTTCTGACCCTGGCTTATTCCATTTCCTTCAGACCCTATTTTAGTATTTAACCCTAAAGGCAAGCTCTGTATAAAATCATTGATATTAGCCACTTTCAAGGCATGCTGAAGCTTCGCATGGTCAGGATAACGATCACCAACAGCAATGTTGCGCGCAATAGAATCCGAGAAAATAAAACCATCCTGAGTAACCGCACCACACTGACCCCGCCAAAAACTAAAACCCATCTGGTTGAGATGTGTATTGCCAACATAAATATCCCCGCGCTGTACCTCATAAAAACGAAGTAATAACTTAAGAATAGTCGTTTTTCCACTACCACTCATCCCAACAATAGCCGTAGTTTTGCCCATTGGGATAGTCAGATTAATCTTAGACAGTACCGGCTCATTACCAGCACCAGGATAAGTAAAATCTACATTGTTCAAGCGAATACTACGGTCCTCTGGCAAATCCATTACAAAAGTCTGGTCTGCCGGTTCCTCATCCTCCAGTTCCCGGATCTCATTCAACCTTTCCAGAGAAATCTTAGCATCCTGCAACTGCTGCAGGAAACCAATCATCTGTTCAATAGGACTGTTCAGCTGGCCAATGATATATTGAATTGCCATCATCGCACCAAGCGTCAACTGCCCTTCTATCACCAGTTTGGCAACCAGAAAAGTAATCAGAATATTTTTTCCCTCGTTAATAAAGAATGCACCAACCTGCTGATACTGCCCCAGCGCCAGGCTTTTCACATTGAAACGAAACAATCTTGACTGTATCCGCTCCCACTCCCAGCGCTTATCCTGCTCACAATTGTTCAGCTTAATTTCCTGCATCCCATTAATCAGCTGTACAACCGTACTCTGGTTTTTAGAAGAAATATCAAAGCGCTTAAAATCAAGCTCCCTTCTTTTCTTTAAAAAAATCGTGACCCAACCCGTATACAAAGCAGTACTGATCGCAAAAACAACAAAAATGCTGATGTTATAATAAGCCAGCACTACAGAAAATATAACCAGGTTGAACATCGAAAAGATAATGCTCAATGTCGGGCCGGTCAGAAAAGTCTCAATACGCTTCTGATCATCCATCCGCTGTAAAATATCACCAGTCATCTTCGTATCGAAGAAAGACATCGGCAATTTCATCAGCTTGATCAGGAAATCAGTTAAAATAGAAATGTTAATCCTCGTACTAATATGCAGCAAAATCCACGCACGTATAAAATCAACACTCATCCGCCCGATAAAAAGCATCACCTGGGCAATCAGAATAATATAGATAAAATTAAGGTTGCGGGTATTAATCCCCACATCCACAACAGACTGTGTTAAAAAAGGAAGAATAATCTGTAACACACTACCCACCAAGAGCCCAGCAAAAAGCTGTAAAATCAGCTGCTTATACCGGTAGAAATATTTCAGCAGGTAACGGATATCCATCCCATCTTTTTTGTCTTCCTCCACCGCATAAAAATCCGGAGTCGGAGCTACAATTAAGACCACACCCTCCACGGCTCCCTCATTAAATGAACTCAGCCAATGCGATGAAATTTCTTTCTCATTATACCGGATCAAACCCTTTGCCGGGTCTGCCACCATGAATTGCCCATTTTTGATCTGATAAAGCACCACAAAATGATCCTGATCCCAATGCAGAATAGCAGGAAGATCTACCTGCTTCAGTACCTCTAAAGATAACCGCGCACCAGTAGTCCGGAAACCTATCTTTTCTGCAGCCTCACTGATCCCCAACAAAGAAACACCTTCCCGGTTAATCCCCGAAATTGCACGCAGACGCTGCAGACTTATATTTTTACCAAAATATTTGGCAATCATCCGGAGGCAGGTAGGCCCGCAATCCATCTGATCAAACTGCTTATAGAAAGTGAATTTTTTCAAAATTTTATTACCTAACAATAGCCAAACACAACCACAATAGCTTAATTTAAATAAAACAACAGTTAAAATAAAGCCATTTTACTATCTAAACAAGATCATATTTTTTTAAATATGCGAAATTCTTACCAAAGGATGCAAACATCTTCAGAAGATAGTTTTAGAGAAGGAAGTAAGTATTTGAAGAAGAGGTATTCTAAGCGTTGAAGATCAGCTAACCCCTGAAATTACAACAGTCCCTGCTTAGACAACAGGGACTGTTTATATACTTAAAAAAATAAGCTGCCGGAAAACTAAGCAGGTTTAATGACATTTTTTGGTTCATCACCACTGCCAGGAACATAACCCAACCCAGGGGTTAACCAATGTAAAAGCATTACCCTTGAATAGCGGTAATTAAACGGAGAACAGACAAATACTGTCAATAGCAAAATACCTACATAATACCATAGGTTATCATAAACAAGTGCTAAACCCAAAACATAAGTAGCTACACTTGCACTAATCATTTCTGCTACATTCATTGCATAACTAATAAACATTGACACATAGAAATATCCAGGCTCTCTTTCGAAACGAAGATTACAATGCGGGCAAAACTCATTAGTGATCTGTCCTTTGAACGAAAAAGAATACATTTTACCAGTAAATATGTCGCCCTGTCTACAACGGGGGCATTTACAATGGATGACGGCTTCTAACTTTGTAATAGGGACCATAACGTTAATTTTATTCGTAAT is a window encoding:
- a CDS encoding MATE family efflux transporter translates to MTTQQNSSTSKIFDLLKQAIQGKELDFTQGSMRRAVLLLAIPMMLEMIMESVFALVDLYFVGHLHNSSEAIQTVGLTESVLAIIYSLAVGMSMAATAVVARRIGEKDPVAAAKAGMQAILVAVAFNLALSVAGFIYASEILMLMGASASTAAAGTPFIQIMMCGSTIIVLLFLINGIFRGAGNAAIAMKSLWVANVANIILCPILINGFGPIPAFGLTGAAIATTIGRGLGVCYQVYQLIKGNGQLKIKLTYFIPQSQQIISLLKIAVPAIFQFVIASCSWIFLAQLVATTGGDHGSAGYQTALRLMMFFMLPAWGLSGAAATLVGQNLGAKNLKRAEDSVWQTTKYILIYMGIAMVLCLLAGHYFISFFTDDVLIQQVAARGLNMMSAGFLFYGVGMVMTSTFNGAGDTTTPTLINFFGFWLFQIPLAFVLAKHFNMGPDGVFIAIPVAETGIAIAGYLLFKKGSWKTKQV
- a CDS encoding HlyD family secretion protein, which codes for MPQEPIYQENHSEEVNEIITAVPAWILRRGIMVVFFVILSIILLAAFIRYPDVISTSLKINSLNAPKPVYAKRAGKLMELLLPENKKVEIGAPLAFLESTGSHRDVLKLSAQLKALRELVLSAKPLSLSLLSPNSNLGELQAAYQNFYQEYVKYLSTQKGGYYQEKRIYLERDLQSIKGLKSQIMTQQKIQQKEYANIEQQYLSYQKLMAKNVISKSEFQEQENKYLSGKYPLQQTETALLNNSVAYATKEKEILDLENTIAEQRAKFLQAINSVISDTEVWINQYVVLAPVSGTLGYAGVIQQNQSVAVNQELFVINPGNTDFFGEIQIPQNNMGKIRIGQRTLIKMHSYPYEQFGMIRGNINYISDVAFRDSVFIAKVGFKTFESKDNLHKIVLKNGMLGNAEIITEESSLLQRFYRNIIKELNGRE
- a CDS encoding peptidase domain-containing ABC transporter, yielding MKKFTFYKQFDQMDCGPTCLRMIAKYFGKNISLQRLRAISGINREGVSLLGISEAAEKIGFRTTGARLSLEVLKQVDLPAILHWDQDHFVVLYQIKNGQFMVADPAKGLIRYNEKEISSHWLSSFNEGAVEGVVLIVAPTPDFYAVEEDKKDGMDIRYLLKYFYRYKQLILQLFAGLLVGSVLQIILPFLTQSVVDVGINTRNLNFIYIILIAQVMLFIGRMSVDFIRAWILLHISTRINISILTDFLIKLMKLPMSFFDTKMTGDILQRMDDQKRIETFLTGPTLSIIFSMFNLVIFSVVLAYYNISIFVVFAISTALYTGWVTIFLKKRRELDFKRFDISSKNQSTVVQLINGMQEIKLNNCEQDKRWEWERIQSRLFRFNVKSLALGQYQQVGAFFINEGKNILITFLVAKLVIEGQLTLGAMMAIQYIIGQLNSPIEQMIGFLQQLQDAKISLERLNEIRELEDEEPADQTFVMDLPEDRSIRLNNVDFTYPGAGNEPVLSKINLTIPMGKTTAIVGMSGSGKTTILKLLLRFYEVQRGDIYVGNTHLNQMGFSFWRGQCGAVTQDGFIFSDSIARNIAVGDRYPDHAKLQHALKVANINDFIQSLPLGLNTKIGSEGNGISQGQKQRILIARAVYKDPRYLFFDEATNALDARNESVIMDNLESFFKGRTVVVVAHRLSTVKNADNIVVLDKGRMLEEGTHAELIALKGEYYQLVRNQLELGN
- a CDS encoding DUF983 domain-containing protein, with product MYSFSFKGQITNEFCPHCNLRFEREPGYFYVSMFISYAMNVAEMISASVATYVLGLALVYDNLWYYVGILLLTVFVCSPFNYRYSRVMLLHWLTPGLGYVPGSGDEPKNVIKPA